A stretch of the Musa acuminata AAA Group cultivar baxijiao chromosome BXJ2-7, Cavendish_Baxijiao_AAA, whole genome shotgun sequence genome encodes the following:
- the LOC135617968 gene encoding uncharacterized protein LOC135617968 isoform X2 has protein sequence MSQPRRGQQPDLNNLQPWQQLLMCQLIQEPQSQNKFKQLDPGTGQRNSLSKLSASAKPAPVDQLPAMIDDVPINHVSDCNWPKTVVPSMPLVPINSQPFIGDNMNWLQLNDNPTVPNVASSFVISNNQIQTMRSMGFIPQQFDQTFHGIPVSSAKGVICQHPQFFGASSNCTDLTTTGARNESRKAWVPFNSLQSDQSSPAQNFSRERTFAMCNFHGKGSLDNASVQVLSNDVTSGNFQQIDNLKCSVRVHEVQDNQDKADLSSNLHENPSMQVETSDDVAANLDPTEQKLLFGMDDGHSLEVPLGGSLNTCSGNFLCGSSLENIHFGAIPSMQSGSWSALMQEAVQACSSDKGIQEEWSGLSYQKMECPMVMDSVVSNDNAKQPTTWDDSYLQSASSLTSRHLPLYNDADACSNSCTSPSFHNSFAHDGNSRVQSGAPHVSFQLSAGGNNYKQFHQDQKQKPIFEGGPQAQIPLTNEVWVDQSYEQCANDSVDMQYTEGSWTYQQNEALVNFPGEFSDTPNFWNSSYIMAPGGDCVSDVCDNDVNMGKPGGSNMHVNSGEQPVESDIGSSVQAEDFAVDNYGSVVNTNNFEWNDEMNQLASNSGLMVFGKNLNFDACVTVKTNGDKNVERNYNQLSGRPQTSYDTNKRLSSTDENKKDLQMVSGDGYTSSSLDHSRYSYTIDSAKENSVLAANDQKSFVSEIQDSLIQTGQHTVGSKMKRLTGSLGMDVEPLLPKNHPFIFQCMPKSVIQGYKKEEQIYAQKSKFADHIDSNNVENLVKRIAVESQKLQSRDNILTHASASSFDGSIGPYSQNKRIAQTSQNVLELLHKVDQSRNTDIPAQVGFDTASPRICQPSAVQGFGLQLAPPSQQFSKFVLPSNTCLNINPMNLDSKAGDKDQIWSISTPSVQSLMNETSQRENQSKISSISEQKHKEALYCDKQNTLSAIARNSCNMRNHLQGQQSQERNPNVNVYLEKEQDIPSSTGYGTLDQSMNFTIFNQANANALVKNTSLLQQPYKSHDGAVADRSIQTSFPSLAGRVPPFRVASGEQLQTTKMDYTKQKQVVQDFSQISSSMYSNTETISIQPSTAGISYQVDPSSMLAYMWTNISTQQHQASLLPDSLSLQIPQSHNIRETSFLGLQKTYDQGSNGESASSEVGTSSHLMNRDDPNKRFSLKPSITEKIDSITQAETEFQWTELVGNAEEGLNTFIPSLVHLHQKGMDQGKSWHASTPYTQAVHASINRMASSSSEIGFPGFTSNPSDVQQKNCSLLHRMQARRKADSDLSNKVQSRLRGADFVSNSSFVYWNNDQGNVQEQDSDFKIPAYRELGACSQSLLPSNAKMLSFASKENVLQNASTPSSGGHCLQNDISSLSTCSTANLIRGNEHTCMNPQVSPSWFEKYQMYKNDAVIAEHDGQKITKPTSQQNFFSDIPGSTAENIMVKHRIQNSQTYTWPSSSIAEVSSDRPHSLLPTIVDQDAVIRSRKRKNTITELLPWHKVAQGQQRLRSISIAELDWARVTNKLFEKVHDGAEALENGPSTTQPRRRLILTTHLMHQLIPAVPSRILNKEVISAYENVTFSIAKSALADVCSLISSLGRDYHIHLEKENTFSDNVTSCKKAGDHLCSKIMEVFIQRSKKLECDFSRLDKRSSVLNVRMEFHELERFSLVNRLGEFHGRPPIIEDSSSTSEAPPRKTFRQNYITAYQVPGNLPEGVPCLSL, from the exons ATGTCACAACCTCGTCGAGGGCAGCAGCCTGATCTTAATAACCTGCAACCATGGCAACAACTATTGATGTGCCAACTGATACAAGAGCCTCAGAGCCAGAATAAATTTAAGCAGCTAGATCCGGGTACAGGACAGCGAAATTCACTTAGCAAATTGTCCGCTTCAGCAAAACCAGCACCTGTGGATCAGTTACCTGCAATGATAGATGATGTCCCTATTAATCATGTGTCCGATTGTAATTGGCCAAAAACTGTTGTTCCGAGCATGCCTTTAGTGCCTATTAACTCTCAACCATTTATTGGGGACAACATGAACTGGCTGCAGTTAAATGACAATCCTACTGTACCAAATGTTGCAAGTAGTTTCGTAATTTCAAATAATCAAATTCAAACAATGCGATCTATGGGTTTCATCCCACAACAGTTTGACCAGACTTTTCATGGCATTCCTGTTTCAAGCGCCAAAGGGGTTATATGTCAACATCCTCAGTTCTTTGGGGCGTCTAGTAATTGCACTGATTTGACAACTACTGGAGCCAGGAATGAATCAAGAAAAGCATGGGTTCCATTTAACTCTCTTCAGAGTGATCAGTCTTCTCCTGCACAAAACTTCTCACGGGAAAGAACATTTGCTATGTGTAATTTTCATGGCAAAGGCTCACTTGATAATGCTTCAGTGCAAGTTCTGAGTAATGATGTTACATCAGGAAACTTTCAGCAAATAGATAATCTAAAATGCAGTGTTCGGGTTCATGAAGTCCAAGATAATCAGGACAAAGCTGACTTGTCAAGTAACTTGCACGAAAATCCATCAATGCAAGTAGAGACTTCCGATGATGTGGCTGCTAACCTAGACCCTACAGAACAGAAGCTTTTGTTTGGTATGGATGATGGCCACAGTTTGGAAGTTCCCTTGGGTGGGAGCCTGAACACTTGTTCAGGCAACTTTCTTTGTGGGTCTTCTTTGGAGAACATCCATTTTGGTGCTATTCCTTCCATGCAAAGTGGAAGCTGGAGCGCTCTTATGCAGGAGGCTGTACAGGCTTGCAGCAGTGATAAGGGAATCCAGGAAGAGTGGAGTGGTTTGAGCTACCAGAAAATGGAATGTCCAATGGTAATGGATTCAGTTGTGTCTAATGATAATGCCAAGCAGCCAACCACTTGGGATGACAGCTACCTGCAGAGTGCATCCTCATTAACTTCAAGACATCTTCCTTTGTATAATGATGCTGATGCATGTTCGAATTCATGCACTTCCCCTAGTTTTCATAACTCATTTGCACATGATGGAAATAGTAGGGTACAAAGTGGAGCTCCTCATGTGTCTTTTCAGCTGTCTGCTGGTGGAAACAATTACAAACAGTTTCATCAGGATCAAAAGCAGAAACCAATCTTCGAAGGTGGTCCTCAAGCACAGATACCTTTAACCAATGAAGTGTGGGTGGACCAGTCATATGAGCAGTGTGCAAATGATTCTGTAGACATGCAGTATACTGAGGGAAGCTGGACCTACCAACAAAATGAGGCCTTGGTGAATTTTCCTGGGGAGTTTAGTGATACACCAAATTTCTGGAACAGTAGTTATATTATGGCACCTGGCGGGGATTGTGTCTCAGATGTTTGTGATAATGATGTTAATATGGGGAAGCCTGGTGGTAGTAACATGCATGTGAACAGCGGAGAACAACCAGTCGAATCCGATATTGGCAGTTCGGTGCAAGCTGAAGATTTTGCAGTTGACAACTATGGTTCTGTTGTGAACACAAACAACTTTGAGTGGAATGATGAGATGAATCAGCTGGCATCCAATTCAGGTCTGATGGTTTTTGGTAAAAACTTGAACTTTGATGCATGTGTAACTGTAAAAACTAATGGTGACAAAAATGTGGAAAGAAACTATAATCAATTAAGTGGGAGACCACAAACTAGTTATGACACTAACAAAAGATTAAGCAGCACCGATGAAAACAAAAAAGATCTGCAGATGGTTTCAGGTGATGGCTATACATCCAGTAGTTTAGACCACAGCCGATATAGCTATACTATAGATAGTGCAAAGGAAAATTCTGTGTTGGCTGCTAATGACCAGAAATCTTTTGTATCCGAGATCCAAGATTCATTGATCCAAACTGGTCAACATACTGTGGGTTCTAAAATGAAGCGGTTAACAGGAAGTTTGGGGATGGATGTGGAACCTTTGCTCCCTAAAAATCATCCATTTATTTTTCAGTGCATGCCCAAATCAGTTATTCAAGGATATAAAAAAGAGGAACAGATATATGCTCAAAAGTCTAAGTTTGCAGATCATATTGATTCAAACAATGTTGAAAACCTTGTTAAG AGAATTGCAGTGGAATCACAGAAGCTACAATCTAGAGATAACATCTTGACTCATGCTTCGGCTTCTTCCTTTGATGGATCCATTGGTCCATATTCCCAAAATAAAAGAATTGCTCAAACAAG TCAAAATGTGCTTGAGCTTCTTCACAAGGTTGATCAGTCAAGGAATACTGATATCCCTGCTCAAGTTGGTTTTGATACTGCTTCTCCTCGTATTTGTCAGCCATCTGCTGTGCAAGGTTTTGGTTTGCAATTGGCCCCACCATCTCAACAATTTTCGAAGTTTGTGTTACCTTCCAATACTTGTCTAAATATTAATCCTATGAACTTAGACAGCAAGGCAGGAGATAAAGACCAGATATGGTCAATTTCTACACCATCAGTTCAATCTCTCATGAATgaaacatctcaaagagaaaatcagAGTAAGATATCTAGCATATCAGAACAAAAGCATAAAGAAGCTTTAtactgtgataagcaaaatacctTATCCGCAATAGCTcgtaattcttgtaatatgagGAACCACCTACAAGGGCAGCAGTCACAGGAACGTAATCCTAATGTGAACGTTTATCTGGAGAAAGAGCAAGATATTCCTAGTTCCACTGGATATGGAACATTAGATCAGTCAATGAATTTTACCATTTTTAACCAAGCTAATGCAAATGCTCTTGTCAAAAATACCTCACTACTTCAACAACCATATAAATCTCATGATGGGGCGGTAGCTGATCGATCTATTCAGACATCATTTCCTTCTCTGGCTGGCAGAGTTCCACCTTTTAGAGTCGCTTCTGGTGAACAGTTGCAGACAACAAAGATGGATTATACAAAGCAGAAGCAGGTTGTTCAGGACTTCTCTCAGATTAGTAGTTCAATGTACTCTAATACAGAAACAATATCAATCCAGCCTTCTACTGCAGGCATTTCTTATCAAGTTGACCCATCGTCAATGTTGGCATACATGTGGACAAATATATCAACCCAACAACATCAAGCTAGCCTTCTCCCTGACAGTCTCAGCCTACAGATACCTCAGTCACATAATATTAGGGAAACAAGTTTTTTGGGCCTGCAAAAGACATATGATCAAGGAAGTAATGGAGAGAGTGCTTCTTCCGAAGTTGGCACAAGTTCTCATTTGATGAACAGAGATGATCCAAATAAGAGATTTTCCTTAAAGCCATCAATTACTGAGAAGATAGATTCTATTACCCAGGCAGAAACTGAATTCCAATGGACAGAACTAGTGGGAAATGCTGAGGAGGGTTTGAATACATTCATTCCATCCTTGGTCCATTTGCATCAGAAGGGCATGGACCAGGGGAAAAGTTGGCATGCTTCAACTCCTTACACTCAAGCAGTACATGCTTCCATTAACAGAATGGCCTCTTCTAGCAGTGAAATTGGGTTCCCTGGTTTTACTTCAAATCCTTCAGATGTTCAACAGAAAAATTGTTCCCTTCTGCACCGGATGCAAGCTAGGAGGAAAGCTGATTCTGATCTAAGCAACAAGGTACAAAGTAGGCTAAGGGGAGCTGATTTTGTCTCTAATTCTTCTTTTGTGTACTGGAACAATGATCAGGGAAATGTTCAGGAACAAGATTCAGACTTCAAAATTCCTGCATATCGTGAACTTGGTGCATGTTCACAAAGTTTGTTACCATCGAATGCAAAAATGCTAAGTTTTGCTTCTAAAGAAAATGTGTTACAAAATGCAAGCACACCTTCTTCAGGAGGGCATTGTCTTCAAAATGATATATCCTCTCTTAGTACATGTTCAACAGCTAATTTAATCAGAGGAAATGAGCACACTTGTATGAACCCTCAAGTGTCTCCATCTTGgtttgaaaaatatcaaatgtaTAAAAATGATGCAGTAATTGCTGAACATGATGGCCAGAAGATTACAAAACCTACTTCTCAGCAGAATTTTTTCTCAGATATACCTGGGAGCACAGCCGAAAACATTATGGTCAAGCACAGAATTCAAAACAGTCAGACATATACTTGGCCAAGTTCATCAATCGCAGAGGTATCTTCCGATAGACCCCATTCACTGCTTCCTACTATTGTGGACCAGGATGCAGTTATAAGATCAAGGAAGCGGAAAAACACAATTACAGAGCTTCTGCCATGGCACAAGGTCGCACAAGGACAGCAGAGGTTAAGAAGCATCAG TATTGCAGAACTAGACTGGGCTCGGGTTACCAATAAGTTGTTTGAAAAG GTGCATGATGGAGCTGAAGCTTTGGAGAATGGCCCATCAACAACTCAACCACGAAGAAGGCTAATTTTGACTACTCACTTGATGCATCAACTCATTCCAGCTGTACCATCTCGAATACTTAATAAGGAGGTCATTTCAGCCTATGAAAATGTTACCTTCTCCATTGCTAAATCAGCACTTGCAGATGTGTGCAGCTTGATCTCTTCCTTGGGAAGAGATTATCACATTCATTTGGAAAAAGAGAATAC GTTTTCTGATAATGTTACCTCTTGTAAGAAGGCAGGAGACCATCTTTGCTCAAAAATCATGGAAGTCTTTATTCAAAGATCCAAGAAGCTTGAgtgtgatttctcaag ATTGGACAAGAGGTCATCAGTGTTAAACGTCCGAATGGAGTTCCACGAATTGGAAAGGTTCTCTCTCGTTAACCGTTTAGGCGAGTTTCATGGACGGCCTCCGATAATCGAAGACAGTTCTTCCACTTCAGAAGCTCCACCTCGCAAAACATTTCGACAAAATTACATCACTGCATATCAAGTGCCTGGAAATCTTCCTGAAGGAGTTCCCTGCCTCTCACTTTAG
- the LOC135617968 gene encoding uncharacterized protein LOC135617968 isoform X1, which yields MSQPRRGQQPDLNNLQPWQQLLMCQLIQEPQSQNKFKQLDPGTGQRNSLSKLSASAKPAPVDQLPAMIDDVPINHVSDCNWPKTVVPSMPLVPINSQPFIGDNMNWLQLNDNPTVPNVASSFVISNNQIQTMRSMGFIPQQFDQTFHGIPVSSAKGVICQHPQFFGASSNCTDLTTTGARNESRKAWVPFNSLQSDQSSPAQNFSRERTFAMCNFHGKGSLDNASVQVLSNDVTSGNFQQIDNLKCSVRVHEVQDNQDKADLSSNLHENPSMQVETSDDVAANLDPTEQKLLFGMDDGHSLEVPLGGSLNTCSGNFLCGSSLENIHFGAIPSMQSGSWSALMQEAVQACSSDKGIQEEWSGLSYQKMECPMVMDSVVSNDNAKQPTTWDDSYLQSASSLTSRHLPLYNDADACSNSCTSPSFHNSFAHDGNSRVQSGAPHVSFQLSAGGNNYKQFHQDQKQKPIFEGGPQAQIPLTNEVWVDQSYEQCANDSVDMQYTEGSWTYQQNEALVNFPGEFSDTPNFWNSSYIMAPGGDCVSDVCDNDVNMGKPGGSNMHVNSGEQPVESDIGSSVQAEDFAVDNYGSVVNTNNFEWNDEMNQLASNSGLMVFGKNLNFDACVTVKTNGDKNVERNYNQLSGRPQTSYDTNKRLSSTDENKKDLQMVSGDGYTSSSLDHSRYSYTIDSAKENSVLAANDQKSFVSEIQDSLIQTGQHTVGSKMKRLTGSLGMDVEPLLPKNHPFIFQCMPKSVIQGYKKEEQIYAQKSKFADHIDSNNVENLVKRIAVESQKLQSRDNILTHASASSFDGSIGPYSQNKRIAQTSQNVLELLHKVDQSRNTDIPAQVGFDTASPRICQPSAVQGFGLQLAPPSQQFSKFVLPSNTCLNINPMNLDSKAGDKDQIWSISTPSVQSLMNETSQRENQSKISSISEQKHKEALYCDKQNTLSAIARNSCNMRNHLQGQQSQERNPNVNVYLEKEQDIPSSTGYGTLDQSMNFTIFNQANANALVKNTSLLQQPYKSHDGAVADRSIQTSFPSLAGRVPPFRVASGEQLQTTKMDYTKQKQVVQDFSQISSSMYSNTETISIQPSTAGISYQVDPSSMLAYMWTNISTQQHQASLLPDSLSLQIPQSHNIRETSFLGLQKTYDQGSNGESASSEVGTSSHLMNRDDPNKRFSLKPSITEKIDSITQAETEFQWTELVGNAEEGLNTFIPSLVHLHQKGMDQGKSWHASTPYTQAVHASINRMASSSSEIGFPGFTSNPSDVQQKNCSLLHRMQARRKADSDLSNKVQSRLRGADFVSNSSFVYWNNDQGNVQEQDSDFKIPAYRELGACSQSLLPSNAKMLSFASKENVLQNASTPSSGGHCLQNDISSLSTCSTANLIRGNEHTCMNPQVSPSWFEKYQMYKNDAVIAEHDGQKITKPTSQQNFFSDIPGSTAENIMVKHRIQNSQTYTWPSSSIAEVSSDRPHSLLPTIVDQDAVIRSRKRKNTITELLPWHKVAQGQQRLRSISIAELDWARVTNKLFEKVHDGAEALENGPSTTQPRRRLILTTHLMHQLIPAVPSRILNKEVISAYENVTFSIAKSALADVCSLISSLGRDYHIHLEKENTFSDNVTSCKKAGDHLCSKIMEVFIQRSKKLECDFSRLDKRSSVLNVRKEFHELERFSLVNRLGEFHGRPPIIEDSSSTSEAPPRKTFRQNYITAYPVPGNLPEGVPCLSL from the exons ATGTCACAACCTCGTCGAGGGCAGCAGCCTGATCTTAATAACCTGCAACCATGGCAACAACTATTGATGTGCCAACTGATACAAGAGCCTCAGAGCCAGAATAAATTTAAGCAGCTAGATCCGGGTACAGGACAGCGAAATTCACTTAGCAAATTGTCCGCTTCAGCAAAACCAGCACCTGTGGATCAGTTACCTGCAATGATAGATGATGTCCCTATTAATCATGTGTCCGATTGTAATTGGCCAAAAACTGTTGTTCCGAGCATGCCTTTAGTGCCTATTAACTCTCAACCATTTATTGGGGACAACATGAACTGGCTGCAGTTAAATGACAATCCTACTGTACCAAATGTTGCAAGTAGTTTCGTAATTTCAAATAATCAAATTCAAACAATGCGATCTATGGGTTTCATCCCACAACAGTTTGACCAGACTTTTCATGGCATTCCTGTTTCAAGCGCCAAAGGGGTTATATGTCAACATCCTCAGTTCTTTGGGGCGTCTAGTAATTGCACTGATTTGACAACTACTGGAGCCAGGAATGAATCAAGAAAAGCATGGGTTCCATTTAACTCTCTTCAGAGTGATCAGTCTTCTCCTGCACAAAACTTCTCACGGGAAAGAACATTTGCTATGTGTAATTTTCATGGCAAAGGCTCACTTGATAATGCTTCAGTGCAAGTTCTGAGTAATGATGTTACATCAGGAAACTTTCAGCAAATAGATAATCTAAAATGCAGTGTTCGGGTTCATGAAGTCCAAGATAATCAGGACAAAGCTGACTTGTCAAGTAACTTGCACGAAAATCCATCAATGCAAGTAGAGACTTCCGATGATGTGGCTGCTAACCTAGACCCTACAGAACAGAAGCTTTTGTTTGGTATGGATGATGGCCACAGTTTGGAAGTTCCCTTGGGTGGGAGCCTGAACACTTGTTCAGGCAACTTTCTTTGTGGGTCTTCTTTGGAGAACATCCATTTTGGTGCTATTCCTTCCATGCAAAGTGGAAGCTGGAGCGCTCTTATGCAGGAGGCTGTACAGGCTTGCAGCAGTGATAAGGGAATCCAGGAAGAGTGGAGTGGTTTGAGCTACCAGAAAATGGAATGTCCAATGGTAATGGATTCAGTTGTGTCTAATGATAATGCCAAGCAGCCAACCACTTGGGATGACAGCTACCTGCAGAGTGCATCCTCATTAACTTCAAGACATCTTCCTTTGTATAATGATGCTGATGCATGTTCGAATTCATGCACTTCCCCTAGTTTTCATAACTCATTTGCACATGATGGAAATAGTAGGGTACAAAGTGGAGCTCCTCATGTGTCTTTTCAGCTGTCTGCTGGTGGAAACAATTACAAACAGTTTCATCAGGATCAAAAGCAGAAACCAATCTTCGAAGGTGGTCCTCAAGCACAGATACCTTTAACCAATGAAGTGTGGGTGGACCAGTCATATGAGCAGTGTGCAAATGATTCTGTAGACATGCAGTATACTGAGGGAAGCTGGACCTACCAACAAAATGAGGCCTTGGTGAATTTTCCTGGGGAGTTTAGTGATACACCAAATTTCTGGAACAGTAGTTATATTATGGCACCTGGCGGGGATTGTGTCTCAGATGTTTGTGATAATGATGTTAATATGGGGAAGCCTGGTGGTAGTAACATGCATGTGAACAGCGGAGAACAACCAGTCGAATCCGATATTGGCAGTTCGGTGCAAGCTGAAGATTTTGCAGTTGACAACTATGGTTCTGTTGTGAACACAAACAACTTTGAGTGGAATGATGAGATGAATCAGCTGGCATCCAATTCAGGTCTGATGGTTTTTGGTAAAAACTTGAACTTTGATGCATGTGTAACTGTAAAAACTAATGGTGACAAAAATGTGGAAAGAAACTATAATCAATTAAGTGGGAGACCACAAACTAGTTATGACACTAACAAAAGATTAAGCAGCACCGATGAAAACAAAAAAGATCTGCAGATGGTTTCAGGTGATGGCTATACATCCAGTAGTTTAGACCACAGCCGATATAGCTATACTATAGATAGTGCAAAGGAAAATTCTGTGTTGGCTGCTAATGACCAGAAATCTTTTGTATCCGAGATCCAAGATTCATTGATCCAAACTGGTCAACATACTGTGGGTTCTAAAATGAAGCGGTTAACAGGAAGTTTGGGGATGGATGTGGAACCTTTGCTCCCTAAAAATCATCCATTTATTTTTCAGTGCATGCCCAAATCAGTTATTCAAGGATATAAAAAAGAGGAACAGATATATGCTCAAAAGTCTAAGTTTGCAGATCATATTGATTCAAACAATGTTGAAAACCTTGTTAAG AGAATTGCAGTGGAATCACAGAAGCTACAATCTAGAGATAACATCTTGACTCATGCTTCGGCTTCTTCCTTTGATGGATCCATTGGTCCATATTCCCAAAATAAAAGAATTGCTCAAACAAG TCAAAATGTGCTTGAGCTTCTTCACAAGGTTGATCAGTCAAGGAATACTGATATCCCTGCTCAAGTTGGTTTTGATACTGCTTCTCCTCGTATTTGTCAGCCATCTGCTGTGCAAGGTTTTGGTTTGCAATTGGCCCCACCATCTCAACAATTTTCGAAGTTTGTGTTACCTTCCAATACTTGTCTAAATATTAATCCTATGAACTTAGACAGCAAGGCAGGAGATAAAGACCAGATATGGTCAATTTCTACACCATCAGTTCAATCTCTCATGAATgaaacatctcaaagagaaaatcagAGTAAGATATCTAGCATATCAGAACAAAAGCATAAAGAAGCTTTAtactgtgataagcaaaatacctTATCCGCAATAGCTcgtaattcttgtaatatgagGAACCACCTACAAGGGCAGCAGTCACAGGAACGTAATCCTAATGTGAACGTTTATCTGGAGAAAGAGCAAGATATTCCTAGTTCCACTGGATATGGAACATTAGATCAGTCAATGAATTTTACCATTTTTAACCAAGCTAATGCAAATGCTCTTGTCAAAAATACCTCACTACTTCAACAACCATATAAATCTCATGATGGGGCGGTAGCTGATCGATCTATTCAGACATCATTTCCTTCTCTGGCTGGCAGAGTTCCACCTTTTAGAGTCGCTTCTGGTGAACAGTTGCAGACAACAAAGATGGATTATACAAAGCAGAAGCAGGTTGTTCAGGACTTCTCTCAGATTAGTAGTTCAATGTACTCTAATACAGAAACAATATCAATCCAGCCTTCTACTGCAGGCATTTCTTATCAAGTTGACCCATCGTCAATGTTGGCATACATGTGGACAAATATATCAACCCAACAACATCAAGCTAGCCTTCTCCCTGACAGTCTCAGCCTACAGATACCTCAGTCACATAATATTAGGGAAACAAGTTTTTTGGGCCTGCAAAAGACATATGATCAAGGAAGTAATGGAGAGAGTGCTTCTTCCGAAGTTGGCACAAGTTCTCATTTGATGAACAGAGATGATCCAAATAAGAGATTTTCCTTAAAGCCATCAATTACTGAGAAGATAGATTCTATTACCCAGGCAGAAACTGAATTCCAATGGACAGAACTAGTGGGAAATGCTGAGGAGGGTTTGAATACATTCATTCCATCCTTGGTCCATTTGCATCAGAAGGGCATGGACCAGGGGAAAAGTTGGCATGCTTCAACTCCTTACACTCAAGCAGTACATGCTTCCATTAACAGAATGGCCTCTTCTAGCAGTGAAATTGGGTTCCCTGGTTTTACTTCAAATCCTTCAGATGTTCAACAGAAAAATTGTTCCCTTCTGCACCGGATGCAAGCTAGGAGGAAAGCTGATTCTGATCTAAGCAACAAGGTACAAAGTAGGCTAAGGGGAGCTGATTTTGTCTCTAATTCTTCTTTTGTGTACTGGAACAATGATCAGGGAAATGTTCAGGAACAAGATTCAGACTTCAAAATTCCTGCATATCGTGAACTTGGTGCATGTTCACAAAGTTTGTTACCATCGAATGCAAAAATGCTAAGTTTTGCTTCTAAAGAAAATGTGTTACAAAATGCAAGCACACCTTCTTCAGGAGGGCATTGTCTTCAAAATGATATATCCTCTCTTAGTACATGTTCAACAGCTAATTTAATCAGAGGAAATGAGCACACTTGTATGAACCCTCAAGTGTCTCCATCTTGgtttgaaaaatatcaaatgtaTAAAAATGATGCAGTAATTGCTGAACATGATGGCCAGAAGATTACAAAACCTACTTCTCAGCAGAATTTTTTCTCAGATATACCTGGGAGCACAGCCGAAAACATTATGGTCAAGCACAGAATTCAAAACAGTCAGACATATACTTGGCCAAGTTCATCAATCGCAGAGGTATCTTCCGATAGACCCCATTCACTGCTTCCTACTATTGTGGACCAGGATGCAGTTATAAGATCAAGGAAGCGGAAAAACACAATTACAGAGCTTCTGCCATGGCACAAGGTCGCACAAGGACAGCAGAGGTTAAGAAGCATCAG TATTGCAGAACTAGACTGGGCTCGGGTTACCAATAAGTTGTTTGAAAAG GTGCATGATGGAGCTGAAGCTTTGGAGAATGGCCCATCAACAACTCAACCACGAAGAAGGCTAATTTTGACTACTCACTTGATGCATCAACTCATTCCAGCTGTACCATCTCGAATACTTAATAAGGAGGTCATTTCAGCCTATGAAAATGTTACCTTCTCCATTGCTAAATCAGCACTTGCAGATGTGTGCAGCTTGATCTCTTCCTTGGGAAGAGATTATCACATTCATTTGGAAAAAGAGAATAC GTTTTCTGATAATGTTACCTCTTGTAAGAAGGCAGGAGACCATCTTTGCTCAAAAATCATGGAAGTCTTTATTCAAAGATCCAAGAAGCTTGAgtgtgatttctcaag ATTGGACAAGAGGTCATCAGTGTTAAACGTCCGAAAGGAGTTCCACGAATTGGAAAGGTTCTCTCTCGTTAACCGTTTAGGCGAGTTTCATGGACGGCCTCCGATAATCGAAGACAGTTCTTCCACTTCAGAAGCTCCACCTCGCAAAACATTTCGACAAAATTACATCACTGCATATCCAGTGCCTGGAAATCTTCCTGAAGGAGTTCCCTGCCTCTCACTTTAG